A part of candidate division WOR-3 bacterium genomic DNA contains:
- a CDS encoding NfeD family protein: MPVLKPIVWIILGLVLAALEMVVPGLVIIWFGLAAVITGVLSIFIHNPYFHYAVFLLLSGLGIFLAQWIGRRITKPEPEPVGALRLSGAIGVVVKDIKPPELGRVKVTGEEWLAESNVAVDAGVKVRVLRVEGTRLIVEPVEERSEK, from the coding sequence ATGCCTGTTTTAAAGCCGATTGTCTGGATTATTTTGGGTCTGGTGTTGGCGGCGCTGGAGATGGTTGTTCCCGGTCTGGTCATTATCTGGTTCGGTCTTGCCGCGGTTATCACCGGTGTTTTGTCAATCTTTATTCATAACCCCTATTTTCATTATGCGGTATTTCTGCTCTTGTCCGGGCTGGGGATTTTTCTGGCGCAGTGGATTGGGAGAAGGATAACAAAGCCCGAGCCCGAGCCGGTTGGGGCGTTGCGATTGTCAGGTGCGATTGGTGTGGTGGTCAAGGATATCAAGCCGCCGGAGTTGGGAAGGGTAAAGGTTACCGGTGAGGAGTGGCTGGCAGAGTCAAATGTGGCAGTTGATGCCGGAGTAAAGGTACGGGTTTTAAGGGTTGAAGGAACCCGTTTGATAGTTGAGCCAGTTGAGGAAAGGAGCGAAAAATGA